In the Rhizobium sp. CB3090 genome, one interval contains:
- a CDS encoding MFS transporter: MSDIAVDLIDSRSSLEAPSRAAVALVTLALAVGSFGIGTGEFVIMGLLPEVADTFGVTTPEAGHVISAYALGVVVGAPVIAVLAAKMARRTLLLLMMAIFAAGNISSALAPTFESFAALRFITGLPHGAYFGVAALVAASMVPVHRRVRAVGQVMLGLTIATLIGTPIATFLGQLLNWRAAFMMVGGIGLVTMLLIALFLPKDKVEEGASIARELGALRRIQVWLTLGIAAVGFGGMFSIFSYVATTTTQIAGLGTGMVPVVLALFGIGMNVGNVVGSRLGDLSLKGTIGGMMVFNVVIMTLFSLTATNPVMLCLCVFLIGCGFAACPAVQTRLMDVAADAQTLAAASNHSAFNIANALGAWLGGLVISWGFTAASTGYVGAVLSVFGLMVFGLSVALERNGRGA; the protein is encoded by the coding sequence GTGAGCGATATCGCTGTCGACCTTATCGATTCCCGATCCAGCCTCGAAGCGCCGTCACGCGCGGCGGTCGCCCTCGTCACGCTGGCGCTCGCAGTCGGCAGCTTCGGCATCGGCACGGGTGAATTCGTCATTATGGGCTTGCTGCCCGAGGTCGCCGATACCTTTGGTGTCACGACGCCGGAAGCGGGTCATGTCATCAGCGCCTATGCGCTCGGCGTCGTCGTCGGCGCGCCTGTCATCGCGGTCCTCGCCGCCAAGATGGCGCGACGCACTCTGCTTCTGCTGATGATGGCAATCTTTGCCGCCGGCAATATTTCGAGCGCCCTGGCTCCGACCTTCGAAAGCTTCGCTGCTCTACGTTTCATCACCGGCCTGCCGCATGGCGCCTATTTCGGCGTCGCTGCACTTGTGGCCGCCTCGATGGTGCCTGTCCACCGCCGCGTGCGTGCCGTCGGTCAGGTCATGCTCGGCCTCACCATCGCCACCCTGATCGGCACACCGATCGCCACCTTTCTCGGCCAGCTTCTGAATTGGCGGGCAGCTTTCATGATGGTCGGCGGCATCGGCCTCGTGACCATGCTGCTCATTGCGCTGTTCCTGCCGAAAGACAAGGTCGAGGAAGGCGCGAGCATCGCCCGTGAACTGGGCGCTCTTCGCCGCATCCAGGTCTGGCTGACGCTCGGCATCGCCGCGGTCGGTTTCGGCGGCATGTTCTCGATCTTCAGCTATGTCGCGACGACAACAACGCAGATTGCCGGCTTGGGAACGGGCATGGTGCCGGTGGTGCTGGCGCTCTTCGGCATCGGCATGAATGTCGGCAATGTCGTCGGCTCGCGCCTCGGCGACCTGTCGCTGAAGGGCACGATCGGCGGCATGATGGTCTTCAATGTCGTCATCATGACGCTGTTTTCGCTGACCGCGACCAACCCGGTGATGCTCTGCCTCTGCGTCTTCCTGATCGGCTGCGGTTTTGCTGCCTGTCCTGCCGTACAGACACGTCTTATGGATGTCGCGGCGGATGCGCAGACGCTGGCTGCCGCCTCCAACCATTCGGCCTTCAATATCGCCAATGCGCTCGGCGCCTGGCTTGGCGGCCTAGTGATCTCCTGGGGCTTTACCGCGGCATCGACGGGCTATGTCGGCGCAGTGCTCTCCGTCTTCGGCCTGATGGTTTTCGGACTGTCGGTCGCTTTGGAACGCAATGGCCGAGGCGCATGA
- a CDS encoding GNAT family N-acetyltransferase: MGEIGQDAYKIRLARSADLDFLAEIEIDAFATLGQALGREDDGRTVPRDKLEHSLDAKLLFVASDHLDHPFAFAAGAELDGAVYVLEIDVMQCWQRKGVGRRLMQAVIETARQRGASGVTLTTDRYVPFNAPFYASLGLRVLDEREMPAGLFEILKFEIDHGADPERRVAMAVWF; the protein is encoded by the coding sequence ATGGGGGAGATCGGGCAAGACGCCTACAAGATCCGCCTTGCTCGTTCCGCTGATCTGGATTTCCTGGCGGAAATCGAGATCGATGCCTTCGCAACTCTCGGCCAGGCGTTAGGCAGGGAGGATGATGGCAGGACCGTGCCGCGCGACAAGCTGGAGCATTCGCTCGATGCGAAGCTGCTGTTTGTTGCTTCCGATCACCTGGATCACCCCTTTGCTTTCGCCGCGGGGGCCGAGCTTGATGGCGCGGTCTATGTCTTGGAAATCGATGTCATGCAATGCTGGCAGCGAAAGGGTGTCGGGCGGCGCTTGATGCAGGCCGTGATCGAGACTGCGCGGCAGCGAGGCGCATCGGGTGTCACACTGACGACAGACCGTTATGTGCCATTCAACGCACCGTTCTACGCCTCGCTTGGATTGCGTGTGTTGGATGAACGCGAGATGCCGGCGGGGCTGTTTGAAATCTTGAAATTCGAGATCGACCATGGCGCTGATCCCGAACGGCGCGTCGCCATGGCGGTGTGGTTCTGA
- a CDS encoding electron transfer flavoprotein-ubiquinone oxidoreductase yields MTDVSELPERESMEFDVVIVGAGPAGLSAAIRLKQVNPDLTVVVLEKGAEVGAHILSGAVVDPIGIDRLLPGWRQEEGHPFKTEVTDDHFLFLGPAGSIRLPNALMPPLMNNHGNYIVSLGNVCRWLAEKAEALGVEIYPGFAATEVLYNDQGAVIGVATGDMGIEKNGEPGPNYTRGMALTGKYVLIGEGVRGSLAKQLIAKFDLQKGREPQKFGIGIKELWQVRPEKHKEGLVQHSFGWPLGMKTGGGSFLYHLEDNLVAVGFVIHLNYKNPYLYPFEEFQRFKTHPAIRGTFEGGKRISYGARAITEGGYQSVPKLSFPGGALIGCSAGFVNVPRIKGSHNAVLSGMLAADRIAAAIAAGRANDEVVEIENEWRASDIGKDLKKVRNVKPLWSKFGTAVGVALGGLDMWTNTLLGFSFFGTLKHGKTDAQSLEPAAKHKPIAYPKPDGVLTFDRLSSVFLSNTNHEEDQPVHLQVKDMGLQKRSEHDIYAGPSTRYCPAGVYEWVEKDGKDTFVINAQNCVHCKTCDIKDPNQNINWVPPQGGEGPVYPNM; encoded by the coding sequence ATGACTGACGTTAGCGAGCTGCCTGAACGCGAGAGCATGGAATTCGATGTGGTGATCGTCGGCGCGGGGCCGGCAGGTCTTTCGGCGGCGATCCGCCTGAAGCAGGTCAATCCCGATCTCACCGTCGTCGTGCTCGAAAAGGGAGCGGAAGTCGGCGCGCATATCCTGTCGGGCGCCGTGGTCGATCCGATCGGCATCGACCGCCTGCTGCCCGGCTGGCGTCAAGAGGAAGGCCATCCCTTCAAGACCGAGGTGACGGACGATCACTTCCTGTTCCTCGGACCCGCCGGCTCCATCCGCCTGCCGAATGCACTGATGCCGCCGCTGATGAACAATCACGGCAACTACATCGTCTCGCTCGGTAATGTCTGTCGCTGGCTCGCCGAGAAGGCCGAGGCGCTGGGCGTCGAGATCTATCCCGGCTTTGCCGCAACCGAAGTGCTTTATAATGACCAAGGCGCCGTCATCGGCGTCGCCACCGGCGACATGGGCATCGAGAAGAATGGTGAGCCCGGCCCGAATTACACCCGCGGCATGGCGCTGACGGGCAAATATGTGCTGATCGGCGAAGGCGTGCGCGGCTCGCTCGCCAAGCAGCTCATCGCCAAGTTCGACCTGCAGAAGGGCCGCGAGCCGCAAAAGTTCGGCATCGGCATCAAGGAACTCTGGCAGGTGAGGCCCGAGAAGCACAAGGAAGGCCTCGTGCAGCACTCCTTCGGCTGGCCGCTTGGCATGAAGACCGGCGGCGGCTCCTTCCTTTATCATCTCGAAGACAATCTCGTCGCCGTCGGCTTTGTCATCCACCTCAACTACAAGAATCCTTATCTCTATCCTTTCGAAGAGTTCCAGCGCTTCAAGACGCATCCGGCGATCCGCGGCACCTTCGAAGGCGGCAAGCGCATCTCCTATGGCGCCCGTGCCATCACCGAAGGCGGCTATCAATCGGTGCCGAAGCTCTCCTTCCCCGGCGGCGCGCTCATCGGTTGTTCGGCCGGCTTCGTCAACGTGCCGCGCATCAAGGGCAGCCACAATGCGGTGCTTTCCGGCATGTTGGCGGCCGACAGGATCGCCGCAGCGATCGCGGCCGGCCGCGCCAATGACGAAGTTGTCGAGATCGAAAACGAATGGCGCGCCAGCGATATCGGCAAGGACCTGAAGAAGGTCCGCAACGTCAAGCCGCTGTGGTCGAAGTTCGGCACGGCCGTTGGCGTGGCCCTCGGCGGGCTCGACATGTGGACGAATACGCTGCTCGGCTTCTCCTTCTTCGGCACGCTGAAGCACGGCAAGACCGATGCTCAATCGCTGGAGCCGGCGGCCAAGCACAAGCCGATCGCCTATCCGAAGCCGGATGGCGTTTTGACCTTCGACCGGCTGTCCTCGGTGTTCCTGTCGAACACCAATCATGAGGAAGACCAGCCGGTGCACCTACAGGTCAAGGACATGGGCCTGCAGAAACGTTCGGAACACGACATCTATGCCGGTCCGTCGACCCGCTACTGTCCGGCAGGCGTCTATGAATGGGTGGAGAAGGACGGGAAGGACACGTTCGTCATCAACGCCCAGAACTGCGTCCACTGCAAGACCTGCGATATCAAGGACCCGAACCAGAACATCAACTGGGTCCCGCCGCAGGGTGGTGAGGGGCCGGTCTATCCGAATATGTGA
- a CDS encoding Lrp/AsnC family transcriptional regulator, translating to MPKLDKFDIAILNCLQEDARATNVEIAERVNLSPSPCLRRIRNLEKSGLLRGYRADIDRKEAGLGLTVFVELKVGHHSKENSEAQQAALLAIPEIVSCHLISGAADFLAEVVVEDLAAYERVMSEKLLTLPGVSDLRSNFAIRSVKTNGALKLPQPA from the coding sequence ATGCCAAAACTGGATAAATTCGATATTGCCATCCTCAACTGCCTGCAAGAGGATGCGCGCGCCACGAATGTCGAGATCGCCGAGCGCGTGAACTTGTCGCCGTCACCCTGTCTGAGGCGCATCCGCAATCTGGAAAAATCGGGTCTGCTGCGCGGCTATCGCGCCGATATCGACCGCAAGGAGGCCGGCCTCGGCTTGACGGTTTTTGTCGAGCTCAAGGTCGGGCATCACTCCAAGGAGAATTCGGAGGCGCAGCAGGCGGCGCTGCTCGCTATCCCCGAGATCGTGTCTTGCCACCTGATTTCGGGAGCGGCGGATTTTCTGGCGGAGGTCGTCGTCGAGGATCTGGCCGCTTATGAGAGGGTGATGTCGGAAAAGCTTCTGACTCTCCCCGGCGTTTCCGACCTGCGCTCGAATTTCGCGATCCGCAGCGTCAAGACCAACGGCGCCCTGAAGCTGCCGCAGCCGGCTTGA
- a CDS encoding DMT family transporter, producing the protein MSALTFSPRKTMPATVGYAGAIITVLIWANWILATRHTAETQMGTIDLGLIRYGIPALVLSPVWLRTGLSPKGVPLKLLALMVCGSGALFFQLTTFAIHSTPAASAGILLGGSMPLATALIGVLLFHERPDMTRWLGLGGIVAGVAILLVRSLSGAEISWVSFTLLPLGALLWAGYTHAFRRSGLNAIQSSAIIAIWSFLIHVGLALIFGSSLASVPLPEIGLQVVSQGLLSGLAATLAYGLAVQALGGTQAAAFTAITPVLATFGGGLFLGEPLGMTELAAAVVTGMGVALSTGILSRK; encoded by the coding sequence ATGAGTGCTTTGACCTTCTCTCCCCGCAAGACAATGCCTGCCACGGTCGGCTATGCCGGCGCCATCATTACGGTGCTGATCTGGGCCAACTGGATTCTCGCCACGCGCCACACCGCCGAAACGCAGATGGGCACGATCGACCTCGGTCTGATCCGCTACGGCATTCCGGCGCTGGTGCTCTCTCCCGTCTGGCTGCGCACGGGGCTGTCGCCGAAGGGTGTGCCGCTGAAACTGCTGGCACTCATGGTCTGCGGCTCGGGGGCGCTTTTCTTCCAATTGACCACGTTCGCCATTCACTCCACGCCCGCCGCGTCGGCCGGCATTCTGCTCGGGGGCTCGATGCCGCTAGCAACCGCACTGATCGGCGTGTTGCTGTTTCACGAGCGGCCCGACATGACCCGTTGGCTCGGCCTCGGCGGCATCGTCGCCGGCGTCGCCATCCTTTTGGTACGCAGCCTTTCCGGCGCGGAGATTTCCTGGGTGAGCTTCACGTTGCTGCCGCTTGGTGCCTTGCTCTGGGCCGGTTACACCCACGCGTTCCGCCGCTCCGGTTTGAACGCCATCCAGTCAAGCGCCATTATCGCTATTTGGTCGTTCCTCATCCATGTCGGTCTGGCCCTGATCTTTGGGAGCTCGCTCGCCTCTGTCCCGCTACCGGAAATCGGCCTTCAGGTCGTAAGCCAAGGCCTGCTTTCCGGCCTCGCCGCCACACTTGCCTACGGTCTTGCCGTCCAGGCCCTCGGCGGCACGCAGGCCGCCGCCTTCACCGCCATTACCCCGGTTCTCGCCACCTTCGGCGGCGGGCTGTTTCTCGGAGAACCACTAGGCATGACGGAGCTTGCCGCCGCTGTCGTCACCGGAATGGGCGTCGCACTTTCAACAGGGATCTTGTCGAGGAAATAA
- the mgtE gene encoding magnesium transporter, whose translation MNINSFPVRAGNAARAFINNNRALTIAERVESLNALEADEAARLLAKMPEERAVRILDRPELRNAPAILEVMTNADAARLLHGMSNDRVADILLELDDDPRARLFATLEEPARVAIQGLMGYPPRTAGGIMTTEYVSVFASWTVAQTLDHVRQVERSRETVYAIYVLDDDTHALLHVVTLRRLITGQPDACILTVAQKGTPVTAPALMKQEDVARLIRRHDLLALPVVDENGLMLGIVTVDDVIDTMIADTTEAAQKFGGMEALGQPYMKIGFAGMIRKRAGWLAALFLGEMLTASAMQHFEGELEKAVVLTLFIPLIMSSGGNSGSQATSLIIRALALGELKLSDWWRVALREMPTGIVLGSILGLVGFARIVLWQTIGLFDYGPHWQLVGVTVFAALIGIVTFGSLAGSMLPFALQKLRLDPASASAPFVATLVDVTGLVIYFSVALLILSGTML comes from the coding sequence ATGAACATCAACAGCTTTCCCGTGCGGGCTGGCAATGCCGCTCGTGCATTCATCAATAATAATCGCGCCCTTACCATTGCAGAACGCGTTGAGTCGCTGAACGCGCTCGAGGCTGACGAAGCCGCACGGCTCCTCGCCAAGATGCCGGAGGAGCGGGCCGTTCGCATTCTCGATCGGCCGGAGCTGCGCAACGCCCCTGCCATTCTCGAAGTCATGACCAATGCGGATGCCGCACGGCTGCTGCACGGCATGTCCAACGACCGCGTGGCCGACATTCTTCTCGAACTGGACGACGACCCACGCGCCCGGCTGTTCGCGACCCTTGAAGAGCCGGCTCGTGTCGCAATCCAAGGCCTGATGGGGTACCCGCCGCGCACGGCTGGCGGCATCATGACGACGGAGTACGTCAGCGTGTTCGCCAGTTGGACCGTTGCGCAGACGCTCGATCATGTGCGCCAGGTCGAGCGTTCCCGCGAGACGGTCTATGCAATCTATGTGCTCGACGACGACACACATGCCCTGCTGCATGTGGTGACGCTGCGCCGTCTCATCACCGGCCAGCCCGACGCCTGTATTCTGACCGTGGCACAGAAGGGTACGCCGGTCACGGCACCCGCGCTGATGAAGCAGGAGGATGTCGCCCGGCTGATCCGCCGTCACGACCTGCTCGCCCTGCCGGTTGTCGACGAAAACGGCCTGATGCTCGGCATCGTTACGGTCGACGACGTCATCGATACGATGATCGCCGATACGACGGAAGCCGCGCAGAAATTCGGCGGTATGGAAGCCCTGGGCCAACCCTACATGAAGATCGGCTTTGCGGGCATGATCCGCAAGCGTGCCGGCTGGTTGGCCGCCCTCTTCCTCGGCGAAATGCTGACGGCCAGCGCCATGCAGCATTTCGAAGGCGAGTTGGAGAAGGCCGTCGTGCTGACGCTGTTCATCCCGCTGATCATGAGCTCGGGCGGCAATTCCGGCTCACAGGCGACCTCGCTGATCATCCGGGCACTGGCGCTCGGCGAACTCAAGCTGTCCGATTGGTGGCGCGTCGCTCTGCGCGAAATGCCGACCGGCATCGTGCTCGGCTCGATCCTCGGCCTTGTCGGTTTTGCCCGCATCGTGCTTTGGCAGACCATCGGTCTCTTCGACTATGGTCCGCACTGGCAGTTGGTCGGCGTCACCGTTTTCGCCGCATTGATCGGCATCGTCACATTCGGTTCGCTGGCCGGCTCGATGCTGCCGTTCGCGCTGCAGAAGCTGCGCCTCGATCCGGCCAGCGCATCGGCGCCGTTCGTCGCAACGCTGGTCGATGTGACCGGGCTGGTGATCTATTTCTCGGTCGCCCTTCTGATCCTCAGCGGCACGATGCTCTAA